The following are from one region of the Nostoc cf. commune SO-36 genome:
- the leuB gene encoding 3-isopropylmalate dehydrogenase: MTQNYRITLLPGDGIGPEIMAVAVDVLKVVGKQFDLKFEFQEAPIGGAAIDATGEPLPSATLDSCRNSDAVLLAAIGGYKWDSLPSNSRPEAGLLGLRAGLGLFANLRPAKILPQLIDASTLKREVVEGVDIMVVRELTGGIYFGKPKGIFATESGEKRGVNTMVYTESEIERIGRVAFEAARKRGGKLCSVDKANVLEVSQLWRDRITQLSAEYPDIELSHLYVDNAAMQLVRAPKQFDTIVTGNLFGDILSDAAAMLTGSIGMLPSASLGASGPGVFEPVHGSAPDIAGLDKANPLAQVLSAAMMLRYGLDQPKAADNIEQAVLQVLEQGDRTGDIISPGKNLLGCRAMGDALILALEKK; encoded by the coding sequence ATGACCCAAAACTACCGCATTACTCTACTTCCCGGCGATGGCATTGGCCCTGAAATTATGGCAGTGGCGGTAGACGTGCTGAAAGTCGTAGGGAAGCAATTTGATCTAAAGTTTGAATTCCAAGAAGCCCCCATCGGTGGTGCAGCAATTGATGCCACAGGCGAACCTCTACCATCTGCCACTCTAGATAGTTGCCGTAACAGTGATGCTGTCTTACTCGCTGCCATTGGTGGTTACAAGTGGGATTCCCTGCCATCCAATTCACGCCCAGAAGCAGGTTTGTTAGGGCTACGTGCAGGTTTGGGATTATTTGCCAATTTGCGCCCAGCGAAAATTTTACCCCAGCTAATCGACGCCTCGACTTTGAAACGCGAAGTTGTGGAAGGCGTGGATATTATGGTGGTGCGTGAACTCACTGGTGGGATTTACTTCGGTAAACCCAAAGGAATTTTTGCCACAGAAAGTGGTGAAAAACGTGGTGTAAATACAATGGTTTACACCGAATCGGAAATCGAACGCATTGGGCGGGTGGCGTTTGAAGCGGCACGTAAACGCGGTGGAAAACTTTGTTCGGTGGATAAAGCCAACGTATTAGAAGTATCTCAGCTGTGGCGCGATCGCATCACCCAACTTTCTGCGGAATATCCAGATATCGAACTCTCTCATTTATATGTAGATAATGCTGCTATGCAGTTAGTACGCGCTCCCAAGCAATTCGATACTATCGTCACAGGCAATTTGTTTGGTGATATTCTCTCTGATGCTGCTGCCATGCTCACAGGTAGTATTGGAATGTTACCCTCAGCTAGTTTGGGTGCTTCTGGGCCTGGTGTGTTTGAACCGGTTCATGGTTCCGCCCCAGATATTGCCGGACTTGATAAAGCTAACCCTCTCGCCCAGGTTTTGAGTGCGGCGATGATGTTGCGCTACGGTTTAGACCAACCAAAAGCAGCAGATAACATCGAACAAGCCGTATTGCAAGTTTTAGAACAAGGCGATCGCACCGGGGATATAATTTCTCCAGGAAAAAACCTTTTAGGTTGCCGCGCTATGGGCGATGCACTGATTTTAGCTCTTGAAAAAAAATAA
- a CDS encoding lysophospholipid acyltransferase family protein has product MSKKQHFLNKKLGWSLDERDPKFIESLMPLFGFLYQYYFQVQTTGWDNIPPQQKVLFVGSHNGGLAAPDMVMMMYDWFRRFGVEKPIYGLMHPKAWQVSQPIAQLAAKAGAIIAHPRMAYTALRSGASVLVYPGGAEDVFRPNYLRNKIYLAGRQGFIKLALRENVPIVPVISWGAHDTLIVLADCYKIVHQLHEWGMPWLFGIDPEVFPIYLGLPWGLAIGPLPNIPLPVPIYTRVCPPIVFERYGREAASDRYYINECYELVVSQMQQELDNLIKLTANTNSL; this is encoded by the coding sequence ATGTCAAAAAAGCAACATTTCTTAAACAAAAAACTCGGTTGGTCTTTGGATGAGCGAGATCCAAAGTTCATAGAATCTCTAATGCCCCTATTTGGCTTTTTGTATCAGTACTATTTCCAAGTTCAAACTACTGGCTGGGATAATATTCCACCCCAACAAAAAGTCTTATTTGTCGGTTCGCATAATGGGGGACTCGCAGCGCCTGATATGGTAATGATGATGTACGACTGGTTCCGACGATTTGGTGTAGAGAAACCCATTTATGGTTTGATGCATCCCAAAGCTTGGCAGGTTAGCCAGCCCATAGCACAATTGGCCGCCAAGGCTGGAGCAATCATCGCTCATCCAAGAATGGCTTATACTGCCTTGCGCTCTGGAGCGAGTGTACTAGTTTATCCCGGTGGAGCCGAAGATGTCTTTCGACCAAATTATTTACGTAATAAAATATACCTTGCGGGACGGCAAGGATTTATCAAGCTAGCGTTACGAGAAAATGTGCCGATTGTGCCTGTGATTTCCTGGGGCGCTCACGATACGCTGATTGTACTCGCTGACTGCTACAAAATCGTGCATCAACTCCACGAGTGGGGGATGCCTTGGCTGTTTGGGATTGATCCAGAAGTTTTTCCGATCTATCTCGGACTGCCTTGGGGATTAGCAATTGGGCCGTTACCCAACATTCCATTACCAGTGCCCATATACACACGGGTTTGTCCACCAATTGTATTTGAACGCTACGGTCGAGAGGCAGCCAGCGATCGCTACTATATCAATGAATGTTATGAATTAGTTGTTAGTCAGATGCAGCAAGAGTTAGATAACTTAATTAAGCTAACTGCTAATACCAATTCTTTATAA
- a CDS encoding YcjF family protein: MPLSRIVTLIVGLIVILGLALWLIDSLSRLYWQLSYSPLLGNLLLLLLIFLIGALVAAFVYYVLVIQSGEKRSRRNPKRVTAAQIPAAKSDAASTTLQAVRQQVGQIQDEVARQALLSRSREIEANLARGEIQVVVFGTGSAGKTSLVNAIMGRMVGQVDAPMGTTQVGETYCLRLKGLQRKILITDTPGILEAGVAGTEREQMARELATEADLLLFVVDNDLRRSEYEPLRGLAEIGKRSLLVLNKTDLYTDEDKESILARLRQRVRGFIATNDVVAIAANPQPAQLETGENFQPEPDIVPLLRRTAAVLRAEGEDLVADNILLQSLRLGDEARKLIDGQRRRQADKIVERFQWIGAGVVSVTPIPVVDLLATAAVNAQMVVEIGRVYGCELNMERGRELALSLAKTIASLGIVKGAIQLLSTALQLNVATFIVGKAIQGVTAAYLTRIAGKSFIEYFRHDQDWGDGGMTEVVQRQFQINRRDEFIKAFIQEAIARVVKPLQDKSEVVEHDEEVNS, from the coding sequence ATGCCTCTGTCACGCATAGTAACGCTGATTGTTGGTCTGATCGTCATTTTGGGGCTAGCCCTATGGCTGATTGATTCCCTATCACGCCTCTATTGGCAATTATCCTATTCGCCGTTGCTAGGCAATTTGTTGCTATTATTGCTAATTTTCCTCATTGGAGCCTTAGTTGCAGCTTTTGTCTATTATGTATTGGTGATTCAATCTGGGGAAAAGCGATCGCGCCGCAACCCAAAGCGAGTAACTGCGGCACAAATTCCGGCTGCTAAATCTGACGCTGCTTCTACAACTCTCCAGGCTGTACGGCAACAAGTAGGGCAAATTCAAGATGAAGTAGCACGCCAAGCTTTATTAAGTCGATCGCGGGAGATTGAAGCAAACTTAGCACGGGGTGAAATTCAAGTAGTGGTATTTGGTACGGGGAGTGCTGGTAAAACTTCCCTGGTAAATGCAATTATGGGACGCATGGTCGGTCAAGTGGATGCACCAATGGGTACAACCCAGGTTGGGGAAACTTATTGTCTGCGGTTGAAGGGATTACAACGCAAGATTTTAATTACAGATACGCCGGGGATTTTAGAAGCAGGGGTGGCGGGAACGGAACGCGAACAAATGGCGCGAGAACTGGCAACAGAAGCAGATTTACTGTTGTTTGTAGTAGATAATGATTTACGGCGCTCAGAATATGAGCCGCTACGGGGCTTGGCAGAAATTGGCAAGCGATCGCTCCTAGTTCTCAACAAAACTGATTTATATACAGATGAAGATAAAGAATCCATCCTTGCGAGGTTGCGTCAACGGGTACGGGGATTTATTGCTACTAATGATGTAGTAGCGATCGCTGCGAATCCTCAACCTGCACAATTAGAAACTGGCGAAAACTTCCAACCAGAACCAGATATTGTTCCCTTGCTGCGGCGCACAGCTGCTGTTTTACGCGCCGAAGGTGAAGATTTGGTGGCGGATAATATTCTTTTGCAATCTCTGCGATTAGGAGACGAAGCACGAAAACTTATTGATGGGCAGCGTCGCCGTCAAGCTGACAAAATTGTAGAACGGTTTCAATGGATTGGTGCTGGTGTGGTGTCAGTTACGCCTATACCAGTTGTAGATTTACTGGCGACAGCCGCCGTCAACGCTCAAATGGTTGTGGAAATTGGTAGAGTGTACGGCTGTGAATTGAATATGGAACGGGGAAGAGAGTTAGCCCTTTCTTTAGCGAAAACTATCGCTAGTTTGGGCATTGTTAAGGGAGCAATTCAATTATTATCTACAGCTTTGCAGCTTAATGTTGCCACCTTTATTGTTGGTAAGGCGATTCAAGGCGTAACAGCAGCTTATTTAACACGAATTGCTGGTAAGAGTTTTATTGAATATTTTCGTCACGATCAAGATTGGGGTGATGGGGGAATGACGGAAGTTGTACAGCGACAGTTTCAAATTAACCGCAGAGATGAGTTTATTAAAGCTTTTATTCAAGAAGCAATCGCCAGAGTAGTTAAGCCATTACAAGATAAATCTGAGGTGGTTGAACATGATGAAGAAGTCAATAGTTAA
- a CDS encoding PIN domain-containing protein: MEFLIYLDVCCLNRPFDDQTQERIFLEAEAVLRILAIIQMGDWRLQGNETFDDELRNTPEGARKRQMQIWAALAISKVNITQQIAFRGGELAQMGFKDYDALHIACAEASNADVLLTTDDRMLRLAVRHKDLLQVRVENPLQWLREVANDRCE; this comes from the coding sequence ATGGAGTTTTTAATTTATTTAGATGTATGTTGTCTGAATCGCCCTTTTGATGACCAGACACAAGAACGGATTTTTTTAGAAGCCGAGGCAGTGCTTCGCATTTTAGCTATTATTCAAATGGGTGATTGGCGGCTGCAAGGAAACGAAACCTTTGATGATGAGCTTCGGAATACTCCTGAAGGAGCAAGAAAACGGCAGATGCAGATTTGGGCTGCTTTAGCAATAAGTAAAGTGAACATAACTCAACAAATCGCGTTTCGTGGTGGGGAACTTGCCCAAATGGGCTTTAAAGATTACGATGCATTGCATATTGCTTGTGCAGAAGCTAGCAATGCCGATGTTTTGCTCACAACTGATGACAGAATGTTACGTTTGGCTGTAAGGCACAAAGACTTGCTACAAGTGAGAGTAGAGAACCCCCTTCAGTGGCTCAGAGAGGTTGCAAATGATCGATGTGAGTAA
- a CDS encoding photosystem I assembly protein Ycf3 — protein sequence MPRTQKNDNFIDKSFTVMADIILKILPTNKKAKEAFVYYRDGMSAQADGEYAEALEYYEEALTLEEDTNDRGYILYNMGLIYASNGDHDKALELYHQSVELNPRLPQALNNIAVIYHYQGEKEKEAGDNEAGEALFDQAADYWIRAIRMAPNNYIEAQNWLKNTGRSQIDVFF from the coding sequence ATGCCAAGAACGCAAAAAAACGATAATTTTATTGACAAGTCCTTTACAGTAATGGCGGATATTATCTTAAAGATCCTGCCAACCAACAAAAAAGCTAAAGAAGCGTTTGTTTATTATCGAGATGGTATGTCAGCCCAAGCAGATGGGGAATATGCTGAAGCATTAGAATACTATGAAGAAGCGTTAACTTTAGAGGAAGATACCAACGATCGCGGCTATATCCTCTACAATATGGGGCTAATCTATGCCAGCAACGGCGACCATGATAAGGCTTTAGAACTATATCATCAGTCAGTTGAGTTAAACCCACGCCTACCCCAAGCCTTGAACAACATCGCCGTGATTTACCACTACCAAGGCGAAAAGGAAAAAGAAGCTGGAGATAACGAGGCTGGTGAAGCACTTTTTGACCAAGCAGCAGATTATTGGATTCGAGCTATTCGCATGGCTCCCAACAACTACATCGAAGCCCAAAACTGGTTGAAAAATACCGGGCGATCGCAAATTGACGTATTCTTCTAA
- the gatC gene encoding Asp-tRNA(Asn)/Glu-tRNA(Gln) amidotransferase subunit GatC: MIDQEQVHKVANLARLELTPEEEKQFTTQLGSILDYIEQLNELDVSNVPPTTRAIDVSNITREDELQPYPDRQSILNGAPEQEGEFFKVPKILNAE; the protein is encoded by the coding sequence ATGATTGACCAAGAACAAGTTCATAAAGTAGCTAATCTTGCTCGTTTAGAATTGACTCCAGAAGAAGAGAAACAATTTACTACCCAGTTGGGAAGTATTCTGGACTATATCGAACAGCTGAATGAACTTGATGTCAGTAATGTACCCCCAACAACACGGGCAATTGATGTCAGCAATATCACACGAGAAGATGAATTGCAACCCTATCCTGACCGACAAAGCATTCTCAACGGTGCGCCTGAACAGGAAGGTGAATTTTTCAAAGTACCAAAAATCCTTAATGCTGAATAG
- a CDS encoding MoaD/ThiS family protein, producing MSTSAITITVKLFAAYQEAFRVSELVLEFPNSMPVKAVCDRLIAEHPELSQWRDLTRFGINLIFVEPDTLLQDGDEVVLIPPVSGG from the coding sequence ATGTCTACATCTGCAATCACTATTACCGTTAAGTTGTTCGCTGCTTATCAAGAAGCCTTTAGGGTTTCAGAACTGGTACTAGAATTTCCCAATAGTATGCCAGTCAAAGCAGTATGCGATCGCCTCATAGCTGAACACCCTGAACTCTCTCAATGGCGTGATCTTACCCGTTTTGGGATTAATTTAATATTTGTCGAACCAGATACCCTACTACAAGATGGGGATGAAGTCGTGCTGATTCCACCAGTTAGCGGCGGCTAG
- a CDS encoding MFS transporter, whose product MDYVQVETTAPLTLEFPQIASPPPPISPNSRIPKDIIRTSLKASTADSVLAAVYSLGTGGILLCNFLVELGASPVVFGMLSSIPMLVNLIQPLGAYLSERCTSRFQYSLRTHGIGRLLWLVLVIGIASVSWGVINTHQLVILTLLIVLFSNLLGGLGSASWLSWVAMIVPRRLRGRYFGTRNSAASLTNLVCVPMAGLFVSHWYGGSLQGYGVVLLVGIVFGIVGLGCQYFQVDMNPQLQNTYYGKSSQISEIQSEVAKDEASEVFQSIHPPQDQVTNSICKNSNFLIFLLYFSFWALAVNLSAPFFNLYMLDTLDLDVSYVTIYNSLQAGANLLMLILWGKLADKIGNRPILIYIGILVAVTPLLWLGISVNRLGIWLWLPLLHILIGGTWAAIDLCSNNIQLSIAPIKNQSIYFAIAAAVAGGSGALGTIIGSFIVQFAQFGGLLGLFALSGIFRLVALVPLMFLQEPSRG is encoded by the coding sequence ATGGATTATGTTCAGGTTGAAACAACTGCGCCACTGACTCTGGAATTTCCCCAGATTGCCTCGCCTCCACCACCAATCTCTCCAAACTCTCGAATTCCCAAGGATATTATTCGCACTAGTTTAAAAGCTTCCACTGCGGATTCTGTCTTAGCAGCAGTTTATTCCCTTGGAACTGGCGGAATTTTACTCTGCAATTTCTTGGTGGAATTGGGCGCTAGTCCAGTGGTATTTGGGATGCTGTCGTCTATCCCCATGTTGGTCAATCTTATTCAGCCGTTAGGTGCTTACTTGTCTGAACGCTGCACCAGCCGCTTTCAATATTCGCTTCGGACACATGGAATTGGTCGGCTACTTTGGCTGGTTTTAGTAATTGGCATTGCTAGCGTCAGTTGGGGAGTAATTAATACTCATCAATTAGTGATATTAACACTCTTGATTGTTCTATTCAGCAATCTTTTGGGAGGACTAGGAAGTGCATCGTGGCTAAGTTGGGTGGCAATGATCGTTCCCCGGCGATTACGAGGCAGGTATTTTGGAACACGCAATAGTGCCGCTAGTCTAACTAATTTGGTTTGCGTACCAATGGCCGGCCTATTTGTATCACATTGGTATGGGGGATCTCTACAAGGTTATGGGGTAGTTCTACTAGTAGGCATTGTGTTTGGGATTGTGGGATTGGGATGTCAGTATTTCCAGGTGGATATGAATCCGCAATTGCAAAATACTTATTATGGCAAGTCATCTCAAATAAGCGAGATTCAATCAGAGGTTGCAAAAGATGAAGCTTCTGAAGTATTTCAATCAATTCATCCGCCACAAGACCAGGTAACTAACAGCATTTGCAAAAACTCTAACTTTTTGATATTTCTGCTGTATTTCAGTTTCTGGGCGCTTGCTGTTAACCTCAGCGCTCCTTTTTTTAACCTCTATATGCTGGACACTCTGGATTTGGATGTGAGCTATGTGACTATCTACAACAGCCTTCAGGCGGGGGCAAATTTGCTGATGCTTATCCTGTGGGGAAAATTAGCAGATAAGATAGGTAATCGTCCCATCCTCATCTATATTGGGATTTTGGTTGCAGTCACACCACTACTGTGGCTGGGGATTAGTGTTAATCGCCTTGGCATTTGGTTGTGGTTGCCACTGTTGCACATCTTGATTGGAGGTACTTGGGCGGCAATTGACTTGTGCAGCAACAATATACAATTAAGCATTGCACCAATTAAAAATCAGTCTATCTATTTTGCGATCGCAGCTGCCGTTGCTGGAGGGAGTGGTGCTTTAGGCACAATTATAGGCAGCTTCATCGTCCAATTTGCTCAATTCGGAGGCTTGCTAGGCTTATTTGCCCTATCTGGTATATTCCGGCTAGTAGCCCTTGTTCCACTCATGTTTCTCCAAGAGCCGAGCAGAGGATGA
- a CDS encoding pentapeptide repeat-containing protein: MLNIPNQDLRYTAIQFLEQSPSQRLQILKQLGIARYDFLTKIRLNEANIICMMRFFQYPSQLKFPNLIGADLSGLILDGVNFIRGNLSGANLQNSSLVNADLLFANFTKADLRNADLRGTTLNETIWVETLVDKCQLGEGTGLNELQRQDLQLREARFNS, translated from the coding sequence ATGTTAAATATCCCTAATCAAGACTTACGTTACACAGCTATTCAGTTTTTAGAACAAAGTCCCTCACAGCGTCTACAAATTCTTAAGCAATTGGGCATAGCTCGTTATGATTTTTTAACTAAAATAAGATTAAATGAAGCAAATATCATTTGTATGATGCGATTTTTTCAATATCCAAGTCAGCTAAAGTTTCCTAATCTTATAGGAGCAGATTTATCTGGGTTGATTTTAGATGGTGTAAACTTCATCCGAGGAAACTTATCAGGGGCAAATCTGCAAAATAGTAGTTTAGTCAATGCAGACTTATTATTTGCAAATTTTACAAAAGCTGACTTGAGAAATGCTGATTTACGAGGCACAACTCTTAACGAGACTATTTGGGTAGAGACTCTAGTTGATAAGTGTCAGCTTGGCGAAGGTACTGGTCTAAATGAACTGCAACGTCAAGATTTACAACTACGCGAGGCTAGATTTAATTCTTGA
- the accD gene encoding acetyl-CoA carboxylase, carboxyltransferase subunit beta translates to MANNEESRGLKFLFDWFANRRKSGSTSLERQEREIADGLWHKCSKCSVLTYTKDLKANQMVCAECGHHNRVDSDERIRQLIDNNTWKPLDEHLRPSDPLEFRDRKLYSDRLREMQETIGLIDAVKTGLGQINGLPVALGVMDFRFMGGSMGSVVGERLTRMIEQATQRRYPVVIVCTSGGARMQEGMLSLMQMAKISAALQRHQDARLLYIPVLTNPTTGGVTASFAMLGDIILAEPKATIGFAGRRVIEQTLREKLPENFQTAEDLLQHGFVDDIVPRTQLKNTLAQLIALHQPVLTTPHMVLWETMSLTSTAAE, encoded by the coding sequence ATGGCTAATAACGAAGAATCGCGTGGTTTAAAGTTTCTATTTGATTGGTTTGCAAATCGACGGAAATCAGGATCTACCAGCCTCGAACGCCAAGAACGTGAAATTGCTGATGGGCTATGGCATAAATGTTCCAAGTGCAGTGTGTTGACATATACAAAAGACCTGAAAGCCAATCAGATGGTTTGTGCCGAATGTGGTCATCACAATCGGGTAGATAGCGATGAGCGCATCCGTCAATTGATAGATAACAATACTTGGAAACCGCTAGACGAGCATTTGCGTCCAAGCGATCCCCTAGAATTTCGCGATCGCAAACTCTACAGCGATCGCTTGCGGGAAATGCAAGAGACAATTGGCTTAATAGACGCGGTTAAAACTGGTTTAGGCCAAATTAATGGTTTGCCCGTTGCCCTTGGGGTTATGGATTTCCGCTTTATGGGTGGTAGCATGGGTTCAGTCGTGGGAGAAAGACTCACCCGCATGATTGAGCAAGCCACTCAACGGCGATATCCTGTAGTTATCGTCTGTACCTCTGGTGGCGCTAGGATGCAAGAAGGAATGCTTTCTTTGATGCAAATGGCGAAAATCTCCGCAGCCCTACAGCGCCATCAAGATGCGCGACTATTATATATTCCCGTTTTGACCAATCCCACAACGGGCGGCGTTACTGCTAGTTTTGCAATGTTGGGCGACATCATCTTAGCAGAACCCAAGGCAACCATTGGTTTTGCAGGTCGGCGAGTGATTGAGCAAACCCTACGGGAAAAACTACCCGAAAATTTTCAAACTGCTGAAGATTTGCTCCAGCACGGTTTTGTTGATGATATCGTACCCCGTACTCAATTAAAGAATACCCTAGCCCAGCTGATTGCCCTACACCAGCCTGTGCTAACAACACCTCACATGGTCTTGTGGGAAACAATGTCTTTAACTTCTACCGCTGCAGAATAA
- a CDS encoding carotenoid oxygenase family protein, with translation MQTITEKSINKSWASAIAEPAKEFALTQLSIISGKVPDGLRGTLYRNGPARLERGGERVGHWFDGDGAILGVHFTDAGVSGVYRYVQTAEYQAETQADKFLYGVYGTHPAGPIWKRWGQQIKNAANTSVLALPDKLLALWEATNPYALDLQTLETKGLDDLGALDNGLPYSAHYKRDSATGEIFNFGISIGSSVQLNLYKSDATGKIIQKTAFKLDRYSIMHDFVLTQRYLVFFMPPTRMKMLSVLLGVATFSESLLWEPQLGTQVLIFDRENLSLVSRGETDPWFNWHFGNGYEDEDGSVILDVVRYADFHQTNEYLREFASGETHTVSRGALWQVRLNPQTGKVTAMQEFVNRKCEFPVVQRSQVGQPWRYTYISLMPQRGDVDKEPFGAIARFDYKTETLTEADLGENRYGSEPIHAQDVHNSEQGWVLTVVYDGNSHTSEVWVFDSDRLDAEPVCKLGLPSVIPHSFHGTWNPA, from the coding sequence ATGCAGACTATTACCGAAAAGTCAATAAATAAGTCTTGGGCGAGTGCGATCGCAGAACCGGCAAAAGAATTTGCCCTTACCCAACTGTCAATTATTTCTGGAAAAGTTCCAGATGGCTTGCGTGGCACACTTTACCGCAATGGCCCCGCACGGCTCGAACGTGGTGGTGAGCGCGTGGGACACTGGTTTGATGGAGATGGGGCAATTCTTGGCGTCCATTTCACAGATGCAGGAGTTAGCGGAGTCTATCGCTATGTGCAAACAGCAGAATATCAAGCTGAAACTCAAGCGGATAAGTTTCTTTATGGTGTCTATGGCACGCATCCGGCAGGGCCCATCTGGAAGCGCTGGGGTCAACAGATCAAGAATGCAGCGAATACCTCTGTCTTGGCTTTACCTGATAAACTGTTGGCTTTATGGGAAGCAACTAATCCTTATGCCCTTGATTTGCAAACTTTAGAAACGAAGGGATTGGATGATTTAGGTGCTTTGGATAACGGATTACCTTATTCTGCTCATTACAAGCGTGATTCAGCAACAGGCGAGATTTTTAACTTTGGAATCAGTATCGGAAGTTCTGTACAGTTGAATCTTTACAAAAGCGATGCGACTGGCAAAATTATCCAAAAAACTGCTTTTAAGCTAGATCGCTATTCCATAATGCATGATTTTGTTTTAACTCAAAGATATTTGGTGTTTTTCATGCCACCGACACGGATGAAAATGCTGTCAGTTCTGCTTGGTGTGGCTACCTTTAGTGAATCTCTGTTGTGGGAACCTCAGCTAGGAACCCAGGTGTTAATTTTTGACCGGGAAAACTTATCTTTAGTTAGTCGTGGTGAAACCGATCCTTGGTTTAATTGGCATTTTGGCAATGGTTATGAAGATGAAGACGGTTCCGTGATTCTGGATGTGGTGCGATATGCAGATTTTCACCAAACTAATGAGTATCTGAGAGAATTTGCAAGTGGTGAGACGCACACAGTTTCTAGAGGAGCATTGTGGCAAGTGCGCCTCAATCCTCAAACTGGCAAAGTTACAGCAATGCAAGAATTTGTCAACCGCAAGTGTGAATTTCCTGTAGTGCAGCGATCGCAAGTTGGACAACCTTGGCGCTATACTTATATATCATTAATGCCCCAAAGAGGGGATGTAGACAAAGAACCGTTTGGTGCGATCGCTCGCTTCGACTACAAAACCGAAACCCTCACCGAAGCAGACTTAGGAGAAAACCGCTATGGTTCAGAACCCATCCACGCGCAAGATGTCCACAACTCTGAGCAAGGCTGGGTGTTAACCGTTGTATACGATGGTAATTCTCATACTAGCGAAGTTTGGGTATTTGATAGCGATCGCCTGGATGCAGAACCCGTTTGCAAATTAGGATTACCTAGCGTGATTCCCCACAGCTTTCACGGCACTTGGAACCCAGCATAA
- a CDS encoding prepilin peptidase: MDILFAVPASVMVFALGASVGSFINVIVYRLPARLSILWPPSRCPKCLNQLKAYDNVPVFGWIALKGRCRYCKSKISVRYPVVEGVTGIIFLLVFLVFQVSTLTIGYWAFCSWLLALSLIDLDTMTLPNPLTQSGLVVGILFQMVVGFLPEASSVALVNHLMMAIASAVLGLWLFDAIALLGSIAFGKAAMGAGDAKLAAMMGAWLGWKYLLLATFIACALGALIGSGVIVHTRREAARQAASRQTLGQKMPFGPFLALGSVVTLFSGEAILSNYLRLFFPTS, translated from the coding sequence ATGGACATTTTGTTCGCCGTTCCGGCGAGTGTAATGGTCTTTGCTTTGGGTGCATCTGTTGGCAGTTTTATCAACGTTATTGTTTATCGGCTACCTGCTAGGTTGTCAATTCTTTGGCCACCTTCTCGTTGTCCTAAATGCTTAAACCAGCTAAAAGCTTACGACAATGTACCAGTGTTCGGCTGGATTGCCTTAAAAGGGCGGTGTCGATATTGCAAAAGCAAAATTTCTGTCCGTTATCCTGTGGTAGAAGGGGTAACGGGCATAATTTTTTTACTGGTTTTTTTGGTATTTCAAGTTTCGACTTTAACGATAGGCTATTGGGCTTTTTGTAGTTGGTTATTGGCGCTATCGCTTATCGACCTAGATACAATGACTTTACCCAATCCACTTACTCAATCGGGTTTAGTGGTGGGGATTTTGTTTCAAATGGTGGTTGGTTTTTTACCAGAGGCTAGTTCCGTGGCATTGGTAAATCACCTGATGATGGCGATCGCCAGCGCAGTATTAGGCTTATGGCTGTTTGATGCGATCGCCCTATTAGGTTCAATTGCCTTTGGTAAAGCTGCAATGGGTGCAGGTGATGCAAAGTTAGCAGCCATGATGGGAGCCTGGTTAGGCTGGAAATATTTGCTCTTAGCTACTTTTATCGCCTGTGCGCTGGGAGCGTTAATTGGTAGCGGCGTTATTGTGCATACTCGTAGAGAAGCCGCAAGGCAAGCAGCATCACGACAAACATTAGGACAAAAGATGCCTTTTGGCCCTTTCCTGGCTTTAGGATCTGTTGTTACCCTATTTAGTGGGGAAGCCATCTTATCTAACTATTTGCGGTTATTTTTTCCAACATCTTGA